CACAGATAGCATTGCAAGCGAAAAGGAATAGTGCGTTTCTTATATATGTGTCGACAGATTATGTGTTTAATGGAACAAAAGGAACGTACAAAGAGGTGGACGAACCAAAGCCGATAAACGTATATGGTTTATCAAAGCTCAAAGGTGAAGATTCTGTAAAGGAATTTGCTGACGAGTGGTGCATCGTAAGACTTAGCACTCCTTATGGTATACATAATAAGAAAAAGACATTTCCTGAATACGTGATAAATAAGCTCATGAAAGGTGAAAAGGTTAGAGTTGCATATGACCAGTTCACTTCACCTACGTATGTCCCAAATTTCTGCAGGATGCTCCTAGAAGTCGCGGAGCGAAGCATTCAAGACATATTGCATCTAGCAGGTAACACAAGAGTTTCTAGACTGGATGTGGCTATAAGAGTGGCTAAGTTGCTTAATTTAGATGAAAAAATGATAGAACCAGTATCCCTTTCAGAACTTACATTAGAAGCAAAAAGACCAAAGGATTCTTCGCTTGATGTGTCAAGAGCTATGCAAATTTTAAGAGAGAAGCCTATGACGCTGGAGACCGGTCTTAACGCATTTATCCGTGAGCTTTATAGATTAGGGGCAGGGGGCATTACCAGATGAAGGGCCTACTCTTAGCGGGAGGGTACGGAACTAGGCTGAGGCCGCTTACTTTTACTGGCAATAAGCATCTTCTTCCTGTCGCTAATAAACCCATACTCTTCTACGGACTTGAGAACTTGGCAAGAGTTGGCATAAAAGAAGTAGGGATAATACTTGGGCCAATAAAAGAAGGTATTGTAGAGGCCGTGGGTGATGGAACGAAGTTTGATCTAAAAGTTACATACATACATCAACCAGAGCCCCTAGGTATAGCCCACGCTATAATGATATCTGAAGAGTTTCTCCGCGACGAACCTTTTGTCGTATATCTTGGTGATAACTTGCTTAAACATGGGATTGAATCTTTCATAAAACTTTTTAATGAAAAGCAGAGTGATGCAGTAATAGGTGTGACACCCACAAAGGAACCACAAAGATTCGGCGTTGTGGAAATGGAAAATGGGAAGGTTGTCAGACTTGTAGAAAAACCAAAACAACCGAAAAGCAATCTTGCACTAGTTGGGGTTTACGTTTTTAATGATTCCATATTTGAGGCATGCAAGAGAATTAAACCATCTTGGAGGGGCGAGTTAGAAATAACAGATGCCATACAGACGCTCATTAACATGAACAAAAAGGTAGACGTCAATTTCGTTGAAGGATGGTGGAAGGATACAGGTAAACCGGAGGACTTACTTGAGGCCAATCAACTAGTTCTTCAAGAACTCGAGCCTTACAACAAAGGAATTTTAGAAGACGGGGCGATAATAACGGGCAACGTTGTCATCGAAGAAGGGACTGTAATACATAAAGACAGCACTATAAGGGGGCCTGTAATAATAGGCCGTAATTGTGAGATAGGGCCTAACGTTTACATAGGTCCTTACACGTCCATAGGTGATGGGACGAAAATAGTCAGCGCAGAAATAGAAAATAGCATAATAATGAACAACGTCCTTATAGAATGCAACAGGAGGATAGTTGATAGTATAATCGGCAATTACAGCATCATAATAGAGCATGAAAAGAATAGGCCGAAAGGTTTTAAATTCATCCTCGGAGAAAGGACGTTCGCCAGCATATAGGTCAACATATACGTTATCGGAAGACACATGTTTGTATTAGTTAGATCTGGTTTTTACTCCTTCTTTCTTAGCGCTGCTCGACCTAGGACCGTCTCCAAACCCCATATCCTCACGAAACCTTCTGCCATCTTTTGGTCGAAAGCACTTTCACGTGAATACGTTGCCATAGCCATCGAGTATACGGGTCTTTCCGCTTTCCTCCCAACGATTCTAGCAGAGCCCTTGTAGAGCTTTATTCTCACCTCGCCGGTAACGTTTTCTTGTGATGTATCTATGAAAGCATTAAGCGAGTCCATCAATGGATCAACCCACAGGCCAGCATAGACCATATAGCACCATTGTTTATCGATTAATTGTTTGAACATCAGATGCTTACCACCTAAGGTCATCTTTTCTAGGTCGGCATGAGCTTTGATTAACATGAGCGCAGCTGGGGCCTCGTACACCTCCCTTGACTTTATGCCTACAACCCTGTCTTCCACATGGTCTATTATACCGAAGCCGTGCTTTCCACCAATTTGGTTTAGACGCTTTATTATTTCAATTAAAGGCAGTTCTTCACCGTTTAGCGAAACGGGCACGCCTTTTTCGAAACCTATTGTAACCTCCTCTGCTTCATCCGGAGTATTCTCTAGAGGCGCAACAAGCTTGAAGGCCTCCTGCGGAGGTTCTACCCAAGGGTCTTC
This genomic stretch from Aigarchaeota archaeon harbors:
- the rfbD gene encoding dTDP-4-dehydrorhamnose reductase; translated protein: MRLLVTGGSGLLGRQLCLEAVKTGHEVYAAEHETSVDVGIPVKLDLLNVSTIESAYEKTKPEVVIHTAALTDVDLCEKNPELAFRINYNATAQIALQAKRNSAFLIYVSTDYVFNGTKGTYKEVDEPKPINVYGLSKLKGEDSVKEFADEWCIVRLSTPYGIHNKKKTFPEYVINKLMKGEKVRVAYDQFTSPTYVPNFCRMLLEVAERSIQDILHLAGNTRVSRLDVAIRVAKLLNLDEKMIEPVSLSELTLEAKRPKDSSLDVSRAMQILREKPMTLETGLNAFIRELYRLGAGGITR
- a CDS encoding glucose-1-phosphate thymidylyltransferase, whose product is MKGLLLAGGYGTRLRPLTFTGNKHLLPVANKPILFYGLENLARVGIKEVGIILGPIKEGIVEAVGDGTKFDLKVTYIHQPEPLGIAHAIMISEEFLRDEPFVVYLGDNLLKHGIESFIKLFNEKQSDAVIGVTPTKEPQRFGVVEMENGKVVRLVEKPKQPKSNLALVGVYVFNDSIFEACKRIKPSWRGELEITDAIQTLINMNKKVDVNFVEGWWKDTGKPEDLLEANQLVLQELEPYNKGILEDGAIITGNVVIEEGTVIHKDSTIRGPVIIGRNCEIGPNVYIGPYTSIGDGTKIVSAEIENSIIMNNVLIECNRRIVDSIIGNYSIIIEHEKNRPKGFKFILGERTFASI
- a CDS encoding argininosuccinate synthase, with amino-acid sequence MKVALAYSGGLDTTVIIKWLQEKYGAEVITVTVDVGQEEDFNAIAERARLSGASKHYYVDAKEKFVKEFVARAIKANALYEGEYPLTAALSRPLIAEETVKVALKENADAVAHGCTGKGNDQIRFEVTFAALAPGIKILAPVRDWNMSRDEEIEYALSRKLPIHPKKSRFSIDENLWGRSIEAAELEDPWVEPPQEAFKLVAPLENTPDEAEEVTIGFEKGVPVSLNGEELPLIEIIKRLNQIGGKHGFGIIDHVEDRVVGIKSREVYEAPAALMLIKAHADLEKMTLGGKHLMFKQLIDKQWCYMVYAGLWVDPLMDSLNAFIDTSQENVTGEVRIKLYKGSARIVGRKAERPVYSMAMATYSRESAFDQKMAEGFVRIWGLETVLGRAALRKKE